A genome region from Calliopsis andreniformis isolate RMS-2024a chromosome 2, iyCalAndr_principal, whole genome shotgun sequence includes the following:
- the LOC143186448 gene encoding uncharacterized protein LOC143186448, producing MHAVGLHSALAIKRQRKRRDEQRRARERRYSAQSGESGLTSPRASTGSLDHHPRHHKTGHANRGAGQGMLDTKVVTSVGMLHIGVVFLVLGAFLLMSGLLPGDLAQWGTKASGGWWNELVAIGLFAIFVGIFLIILNRVIAKKEENDLEEYVQRQLTRSRSGHRLERDVETGGLTTKHARRARQMQQEANIEAQNEKNSGSPPRSPPPAYSPPPVMNGDHQGVPSSLYLEQITEEISDRVETSTTNSLSPGSPSETRELLQNPRHSKQNGNPQQAHRPLYVSRI from the coding sequence ATGCACGCGGTTGGATTGCACTCGGCGCTGGCCATCAAGCGTCAGAGAAAGCGTCGGGACGAGCAGCGTCGTGCCCGCGAGCGTCGTTATAGCGCGCAATCGGGGGAGAGCGGGCTGACGTCGCCGAGGGCATCGACGGGCTCCTTGGACCACCACCCGAGACACCACAAAACCGGACATGCAAATCGCGGTGCCGGCCAGGGCATGCTGGACACGAAGGTGGTCACATCGGTGGGGATGCTCCACATCGGCGTGGTCTTCCTGGTCCTGGGCGCCTTCCTGCTGATGAGCGGCCTGCTGCCTGGGGACCTGGCCCAGTGGGGCACCAAGGCCTCTGGGGGCTGGTGGAACGAGCTGGTCGCCATTGGTCTCTTCGCCATATTCGTCGGGATCTTCCTGATAATCCTGAACCGAGTGATCGCCAAGAAGGAGGAGAACGACCTGGAGGAGTACGTGCAGAGGCAGCTGACCAGGTCCAGATCGGGACACAGGCTGGAGAGGGACGTAGAGACGGGAGGGTTGACTACTAAACACGCCAGAAGAGCGAGGCAGATGCAGCAGGAGGCGAACATAGAAGCACAGAACGAGAAGAACTCTGGATCGCCGCCTAGGAGTCCTCCGCCAGCTTACTCACCGCCGCCTGTGATGAACGGGGATCACCAGGGTGTCCCATCGTCCCTGTACCTGGAGCAGATCACGGAGGAGATCAGCGATCGCGTGGAGACGTCGACGACTAATAGCTTAAGCCCTGGATCGCCGAGCGAAACTAGGGAGCTGCTGCAGAACCCTCGCCACTCGAAGCAGAATGGGAACCCCCAGCAGGCGCATCGACCCCTCTATGTGTCCAGGATCTAG